TTGCCCCATAGCGCACTAGTGCGTCAACTACAGCAAGGCCTATCCCGCTGCTTCCGCCAGTTACTATTGCTACTTTGTCAGTAAATTCTTCCATAATTTTCCATAAGAAGTCAATCTATAAATTTTTGGCTAGCCGAAATAAGACTCTTCGATCTTTTTGATCTCAGATCTATCGGCAGTAGAATACTCATTAAGGGGGTTTTCATTCAACTTTATGAAGTTAAGTCCCCATGAAAACTTGGAGAGGAGAGCATACGCAGTATCCCAGTATCCAATTATGTAAAGCGCTGCGGCGGTAGCTTCAACAGAAGATAGTATGCCTATTTTTCCATAGTTCACAGGATTTGCAGCAAGCAATGCAGGCAGTCTCCTCTCAATCCTAAACTTGAGGCTTTTTATACTGTCGATCTTGTTCCATGATCCTTCTATAACACAGAGCCCATATTTTTCATACAAGACAGCGTCTTCTCTGGACAAGAAGATGTCTGCATAAGGTGTTAGGACGAGTTTAAGTCCTACGCCCTTTATGTCGACCCGCTTAGCCAATCCGAACCTCTCAAGTTTTCGCATTGTAGCCTTTTTTGGGTCATCCTGCCTGAGGTAAAGGTAATAGATTCCGGTCATATCATTATGAGTTCTAGCCCTAGATCATCGGAGATAGATTTAACCATATCACGCACGCGACTTCTTGTCCCCTTCCTGTCAACAAGGAATCCCTTACAACTGGGCGTTTTTTCCACCGCATCCTTTATCTGCCATTCCTCAAGATCATCATGGTCATGTTTCGATATTATGTGTCCGATATTGATCTCGTTTCTCCTAAAGTATTCTAATATCTTAGGTGCGTAATGACCACCCCCTACAGCAACGAAGTTTGGGAAATCCTTCGCATCAGGATTAATTACAGCATCGACAGCAGTCTTCTTTGCATCATCATCTGTCCATTCGTTCTCTGTGGTTCCGATTTCTACGTAATAGTTGGGCAGGTCAAATATGGGCCCATGGTGTGTAGCCTCGAATGTCACCTGAAATTTTGTCCCAGAATAAGATTCAAGCATCTGCCTCAGCGTTCCAGACATATACTTTGGGCAAGATACGTTTATAGTTTTAGGCCTTCCTCCGAGGTCTGCTTTCGGACCGAAATTGCCAGTTGGGTGAGCAGTTAGGGACTTTATATCCGCTGCTGAGGAGTGCCTAGATAGGACAACCGCATATTCATAATTATTTCCTAGGTTCATGTCATGGAATATGTGCCTATCTTCTATCACAAATATTTCGAAGTCTTTTACAAAACGCCTGCCGCTATTTTCCTTTATATCGTAGTTGTCCTCTAGGTAGGATAGCATTTGCATGCTTGCTGGATCAGACTTGGAAGCGATAAGCACTTTCATGCTAAGGTGTATGCATACAGGGTTAATACACTATTCACTGGAGGACATAAAGTTATCAAGTGCATTCAAAAATGCGTTATTCTGAGATCTCGTTTTTATTGCAAGCCTCACAAGGCATCTTCCGACATAATCGTAATCATCTAGCAGTCTTACAAGTATGCCTTTCGACAGCATGAAATTGTAAAATTCATCCGTTCTAGGCATGGATATAACTATGTAATTTGCAGACGGATTCCCTATTACCTTTATTCCTCTTGCCTTAAGTTCGGATATTAAGTATTCTCTCTCACCGTTTACTAGTGCTACAGAATTCTTAGCTACTTCGTTAATGTCTATTGAACGTATAAAATCAATGGCTGGCTGGCAGATAGACCATGGCTCCATTGCTTTTCGAAAAAGATCAGCCTCATGCCTTTCCATTATGAGATATCCAGCCCTCAGTGAAGGTATAGCTAATATCTTTGTTAATGATCTGCCAATCGTGACATTAAAGTATGATCTTGATGATTGTACGATGCTTTCAGCATAATTTGGAACAAAGTCCATAAATGCGCCGTCTAAAAAAACTCTGCGCCCGCGCTTTTCTTCTATTTCGAAGACCGTTTCTAGGGTACTTTCAGGGAAAAGTTCTCCGAATGGATTGGACGGAGATGTTATGAAAAGTGCATCGTGATCGAAATTTTTTAGTATCAACGGATCTTTCTCAATTATATACGATGGAATAGCAGAAAACCTCAGGTGCCTATCCTCTGCTATGCCCTTGTACTCTGAAAAATTTGGCATTGCTATTATTGGCTTTTTTACTTGGTAAAATTCGAAGTATTTGTATATTAAATGTGTTAGGCCTGGGCCTATAACTATGCCCATGTTTGTTGACTTTGTGTAAACCCTTAACTTTTCCTCTATGTCTGTGTAGCTTATCTCCGGGTAGAGGGAATACTTGCCCAAATCAAGAAAAGGATTCACGTTGGAGCTCATGTCTGTGATACGATCGTAGTTTGGTGATACTTTGTACACGTCCCCTCCATGGCTTCTCATACGGGTATATTTCCGACAAGTTATTGAAGCTTGATAGTTATCATTCTACGGAAACATTTTTTAAGGGCGATGCGAAATCTATATATCCTTCACATAAATAAAGGATTGAATTCTACAATGAAGTGTGACTATGACGGATCTTCTCCAGGAATTTGAAGAAAAAAGAGATCTTCTGAAAAAAGCCGTAGAAGAGCATATAAAGAAGAGAGATGAGGCTGCGCAACAAAGCCGAAGCTATGCAGAGCAAAGGGATCAGCTTAACGCAAAAGTACATGAGATGCGGGAGCAGGTAAAGGAAAAGATATCCCAGAAGAATGCCCTGATAGAAGAGGTTCAGAAAGTCAGGGCGGAAAAGGAAGAGCATTTTAAAAAGCTCTCGGATCTCAGGAAGGATTACAAGAAGCTTTCGGAGGAATCAAATTATACTAACATTAGCCAAAGAGAGATAAAGGCAAAAGAAAAGGAGCTTCAAAAGCTTATAACTAAACAGCAGACAATGCAGTTGACAAAGGCTGAAGAGGATAAGATAGTATCAGAGATCAAGAAGCTTAACAACGAAATAAAAAAGATGAAAGAAGACCGTACCAAACAACTGAACGAAAATGAAAAGGTTAAGGAACTGCTTGCAGAGATAGACAAAGAAAAAACAATAGCAAGGGATCTCAAAAAGAAAGCTGAAGAGATTTCGAATAAAATATCTGAGATAAGCAACGATATTAACAAGTCACTTCAAGATCTAGATGAGGTCCGGAAGAAAGCAGATGAAATGCATGAAATGGCTGTAAA
This genomic stretch from Thermoplasma volcanium GSS1 harbors:
- a CDS encoding DUF367 family protein → MTGIYYLYLRQDDPKKATMRKLERFGLAKRVDIKGVGLKLVLTPYADIFLSREDAVLYEKYGLCVIEGSWNKIDSIKSLKFRIERRLPALLAANPVNYGKIGILSSVEATAAALYIIGYWDTAYALLSKFSWGLNFIKLNENPLNEYSTADRSEIKKIEESYFG
- a CDS encoding D-aminoacyl-tRNA deacylase, translated to MKVLIASKSDPASMQMLSYLEDNYDIKENSGRRFVKDFEIFVIEDRHIFHDMNLGNNYEYAVVLSRHSSAADIKSLTAHPTGNFGPKADLGGRPKTINVSCPKYMSGTLRQMLESYSGTKFQVTFEATHHGPIFDLPNYYVEIGTTENEWTDDDAKKTAVDAVINPDAKDFPNFVAVGGGHYAPKILEYFRRNEINIGHIISKHDHDDLEEWQIKDAVEKTPSCKGFLVDRKGTRSRVRDMVKSISDDLGLELIMI
- a CDS encoding aminotransferase class I/II-fold pyridoxal phosphate-dependent enzyme; translated protein: MRSHGGDVYKVSPNYDRITDMSSNVNPFLDLGKYSLYPEISYTDIEEKLRVYTKSTNMGIVIGPGLTHLIYKYFEFYQVKKPIIAMPNFSEYKGIAEDRHLRFSAIPSYIIEKDPLILKNFDHDALFITSPSNPFGELFPESTLETVFEIEEKRGRRVFLDGAFMDFVPNYAESIVQSSRSYFNVTIGRSLTKILAIPSLRAGYLIMERHEADLFRKAMEPWSICQPAIDFIRSIDINEVAKNSVALVNGEREYLISELKARGIKVIGNPSANYIVISMPRTDEFYNFMLSKGILVRLLDDYDYVGRCLVRLAIKTRSQNNAFLNALDNFMSSSE
- a CDS encoding coiled-coil protein, yielding MTDLLQEFEEKRDLLKKAVEEHIKKRDEAAQQSRSYAEQRDQLNAKVHEMREQVKEKISQKNALIEEVQKVRAEKEEHFKKLSDLRKDYKKLSEESNYTNISQREIKAKEKELQKLITKQQTMQLTKAEEDKIVSEIKKLNNEIKKMKEDRTKQLNENEKVKELLAEIDKEKTIARDLKKKAEEISNKISEISNDINKSLQDLDEVRKKADEMHEMAVKYGKESEQEHEAFIQAKNDLRDLEKVIAGLRTKKRATKKKEKDDELQQKAEVLFEKFKNGEELTTDDLLILQKAGFL